Part of the Deltaproteobacteria bacterium genome is shown below.
TACACGCTCGAGCAGCTGAGTCACCCGCTCCCCGACGGGGGCCGCTTCCTGCTCGCCCAAACCACGCCCGAGGTCCTCGCCGCGCTCCACGCCCACCGCCAGGAGTTCTTCGAGGCCGTGGACCGGTTCATCGGCGCCTACCCGGCCGCGCGCGCGGGCATGGAACCCCAGTGGCGCGCCGCCGCCCAGACGGCGTGGGCGAAGGCAGGCCGGCCCGACACGGAGGAGGCCTTCCGTCAGCAGTTCCTCGCGCGCGTGGCGCAGCTCTACCCGAGCGAGGAGCCGCTGCGCCGGAAGTTCGACTTCTTCTGGCTGAGCTACCAGCTGAGCCTCACCGGCCTCCGCGAGGTGAGCGCCGCGCGCGTGGCCGCCGACGAGGAGCAGCGACGCCAGGCCGATGAAGCCTACCGCCACGAGGTGCAGCAACGACTGGCCGAGACGCTCGACCGGAGCATCGGAGAGCTCCACGCCCAGATCGCGCGCACGTTCGACCGTGTCCTTGAGCACGTGAAGTCCGGCCGGCCGCTTCGCGACGGCAGCGTCGGCCGCCTCCGGCAGAGCATCGAGCGCTTCCGGAAGCTCAACGTCTTCGGTGACAGCACACTCGAGCAGACCATCGCACGCTTCGAGCAGACATGCTTGCAGGAGCTCGACACCGCCACGGTGTCGAGCAGCCCCGATCTCCGCCAAGTCTTCCAGCAGGGCCTTGAGTCGGTCCTCGCGGCCGCTACTGCCGGCGGCGAGGTCAACGCCCTCACCGGCCGCCTGCGCCGCCAGTTCGACCTCGGAGACGACGACGTCCGCGCGGAGGATGTCGACGCCGACGACGAGGACGAGACGGCCGTGGCCTCTTCCGCGTCGACGTGAGCGCCAGAGCTCACGAGGGCGCCCAACAATGAGACCACCCACAACTCCGGCGGCTTCGCGAGATCATCGTCGAACTCCTGTCGGAGTTCCAAGACATGCCGCTCGCGAAGTGCGAACGCGTCGCCGACGAGCTCGTCCCGCGCGGCCTCGTCGCGTCGCCCGCCACGCCCCAGGAGACGCCTGCTCCATGAGCGAATACGTCATCATCGCGACCGCGTTCACCGAAGCCGGCCATCTCGTCGATGCGCTGGTCGACCTCGGCTTCCCCCGGGACACCATCGAGGTCCATGACCGCCCCGACACGCTCTACGGCTACCGCGGCGACGCGCGCCCGGAGCGCGCCGAGATCGTCATCCGACGTGAATACGTCGGGCACGGCTCGAACGACATCGGGTTCGCGCGCCAGCTCGACGGGACCTTCCGCGCGATCATCTCCGAGTACGATCAGCGCACCCCGGGCACGTGCGGTCCCTACGACCAGGCGTTCCTCGGGCGTCTGACCCAGGCGTACTCGCTCCGCACGATCCAGCACCACTATCGCGCCCGCGGCTACCAGGTCCAGGTCCAGCGCCAGTCGGACGGGACGATCCAGGTCGTCGCCGAGCGCTGAGGCCCACCATGCCCAAGCTCGTGTTCACCATCGACGCCACCGGGAAGGTTGCGCTCACGGTCGAAGGCGCCCCGGGCCCGGCCTGCCACACGTTCACGCGAGAGGCCGAGGACCTGCTGGGTCCGGCCACACACCGCGAGCGCACTCGCGAGTACCACCAGCAAGCCCGCACCGCCGCGCCGCGGCAGGTGCAGTCCACCTGACCGGCCATGGTCGATGCCTTCGAGCTCCGCCCCGACGGCACCGTCGTCGGTCTCTACACCGACGCGATCGACCTGCGCGTGCTCGGCCACGTCCGCGCCGAGCGCGCCAGCGCCGTCGAGTGGGACGAGGCCGCGCAGGCGTGGCGTGCCCGCATCTTCGCGACCGGCGAGGTGCTTGGCCCTTTCCGGCGCCGCGACGAGGCCGTCGACGCCGAGCGGCGAGCCCTCGCGGCCCGACTCGGCCCGCTTGCCCTAACCCCTCGTGCTCGCGCCTCAGATCACTGCACGACCGCGCCGTGACCCGACGTCCGCGGTCCTGACGCCCGCCACCGCCGTCCACACTCAGGTGTGGGCGCCCGTGTCGCTCGCGCCCCTCGTCGCCGGGAGGAGATCCTCGCCTGGTTCCGCCCGCTCTATGCCCGCCTTCAAGCGGCCTACTTCGAGCGGCCATGCCCGATCCCCTGGACTCTCGCACTGCAGGACGGCGTCGACGTGCCACCGCTGCCCGAGCCGCACGAGTGCGCCCACTGCTTTAATGCTGTCTACGCCGCGTGGAAGCAGGCACGCGGGCGCTCGACGATCCTGCTGCCACCGAAGAAGGGTGCCGCCGCATGAGGTCGCACGGCGTTACCGCCGGCGGCGCGCTCAGTGCCTGTGTCTTCCTTCTGGTCCTCGCCATCCATGGCGCCCCGACTCCGGCGCGAAGCGAGACCGGTGGCCGCCGCGTCTCCGCCCGGGTCGTCCGGGTGATCGACGGTGACACCCTCGTGGCGCACCTGGCGACGGTCAGATCCGGACTGCAGAACAAAGAAAGGGTCCGCCTGGTCGGGATCGACTGCCCAGAATCAAAGCAGGCGGGCTGGGGATCACGCGCCACCGCCCGTCTGGCCGCGCTTGTGCTCGACCGGCCGGTGATCCTCGAGATCGCGCTGCAGTCGCGCGACCGCTACGGCCGCCTGCTGGCCGGCGTCTACCTGGCCGACGGCAAGACGCTGGTGCAGGAGCTGCTCGTGCGCGAGGGCTTCTGCCAAACGTTCGTCATCCCGCCCAATGTGGACTACGTCGAGCAGCTGCGCGCCGCGAAGATCGAGGCGCAGCGCGCCGAGCGCGGCATCTGGGCTCGGATCGGCGGCCTCACGGAGAGTCCGGCGGACTACCGGCGTCGTTCCCGGTAGGGCCCCCGCCGATTCCGTTGCCACTTGCGTTGGACGCAGACATTGGTCCCAGATCCGGGGTGCTGTAATCGCATGGCTCGGGGAGGACGTGTTGGGTACTGAAGACACCGTTTGCCGAATCTGCGACCGGCCAATCCTGCCCGGTGAGGGTCTCGTCAAGGTCGCGCACGACGTCATGCACGTCGCCTGTCTGCCCAGCACCAAGCGCCGGGCCGAGGAGCACGGCAAGGCGTCGTAGCGGCCGTTGCCGCGCGGACTCCTCCTGCGCTGCGACGCAACGTTTTTGATCCACCACATCCTCACACGACGGCCGTGCGATCGCCGTCGCCTCACGAGCTCACATGGCCCGACCGTCCTCCATCCTTGCCAGACCGGCGGCGATCCCCGCCGGCGCCGGGCTCCGGCTCGGCCGGCTGCTCAGCCTGCCCGAGGCGCCGTTCGCCGCCGTCGCCGCTCCGTGCGGTGACGGCCGGTTCCTCGCAAGCCTCACGGCGGGCTCGACCGCGATCCGGTACGGCATCGAGCCCCGCCGCCCGGTTGCCAACCAGGCGGCCACGCATTTCTCTCGTGTCCTCGTCTGCGACCTCGAGGACGCGCGCGTCTCCCACGACGAGGTGAGCCTGCTCGTCCTTTGCCCCGCGGTGCGGCGCGGCACCGTCACTCCGGCTCTCCGCCGTGGCGACATCGGCGAGGCCGCGCGCTTGCGCGCCGTCCTCCCGTGGCTTCGTCCCGGCGGGATCCTGCTGGCGCTGCTCGCCTCCGACGAGCTCACGCCGTCGACGATCAAACTCCTCAGCGCGCGCTGCGAGGGCGTCACCGCATATCGGCTGTCCGCGACCGCCACGAGCGCGCTCGTCATCGTCGGTCTGAAGAAGCCAGCCACTGGCTTCGACCCGGCCGTGCGCGATGCGC
Proteins encoded:
- a CDS encoding DUF1257 domain-containing protein, with the protein product MSEYVIIATAFTEAGHLVDALVDLGFPRDTIEVHDRPDTLYGYRGDARPERAEIVIRREYVGHGSNDIGFARQLDGTFRAIISEYDQRTPGTCGPYDQAFLGRLTQAYSLRTIQHHYRARGYQVQVQRQSDGTIQVVAER
- a CDS encoding DUF2997 domain-containing protein, whose amino-acid sequence is MPKLVFTIDATGKVALTVEGAPGPACHTFTREAEDLLGPATHRERTREYHQQARTAAPRQVQST
- a CDS encoding thermonuclease family protein, which translates into the protein MRSHGVTAGGALSACVFLLVLAIHGAPTPARSETGGRRVSARVVRVIDGDTLVAHLATVRSGLQNKERVRLVGIDCPESKQAGWGSRATARLAALVLDRPVILEIALQSRDRYGRLLAGVYLADGKTLVQELLVREGFCQTFVIPPNVDYVEQLRAAKIEAQRAERGIWARIGGLTESPADYRRRSR